A DNA window from Zingiber officinale cultivar Zhangliang chromosome 3A, Zo_v1.1, whole genome shotgun sequence contains the following coding sequences:
- the LOC122053308 gene encoding ankyrin repeat-containing protein At5g02620-like, with amino-acid sequence MEKPPRVGALEKLQSFRLGKQKSFRSGDRQQSFKERKSKDSPGKRGDLELHLAARAGNALRVQKILSECNEAQLKDLIYKQNQDGETALYVAAEKGHVEVVREILKVSDIQSAGIKANNNYDSFHIAAKQGHLEILKDILQSFPPLAMTTNSLNSTALDTAATQGYVDIVSLLLETDAGLAKIAKSNGKTVLHSAARMGRVDVVKVLLEKDPSIGLRTDKKGQTAFHMAAKGQNVEMLMALLKPDHSVIQLEDGKGNRPLHIATRKGNPKIVQALLQVEGIEVNAVNKAGETALSIAEKASNEDIAAILREFGAVVAKEPASTTTAAKQLKQTVSDIKHDVQSQLKQTCQTELRVQKIRKRLKKLHLGGLNNAINSNTVVAVLIATVAFAAIFQLPGSFVDQPQPEFTLGQAYIADNAAFIIFLVSDSLALFISLAVVVVQTSLIVVEQKAKRSMVFVMNKLMWLACLFISIAFISLTFVVVGKQDLWLAWSTMAIGASIMLTTLGSMIYFVIVHRIEEKNMRNIRRRNSGSRSHSLSMSVASDSELLNSEYKKMYAL; translated from the exons ATGGAGAAGCCGCCGAGAGTTGGAGCCTTGGAGAAGTTGCAGAGCTTTCGGCTGGGGAAGCAAAAGAGTTTCCGTTCGGGAGATAGACAACAAAGCTTCAAAGAAAGGAAGAGCAAAGACAGCCCCGGCAAGCGAGGGGATCTGGAGCTCCATCTCGCTGCTAGGGCTGGCAACGCATTGCGTGTGCAGAAGATACTCTCAGAGTGTAATGAGGCTCAGTTGAAGGATTTGATTTACAAGCAGAACCAGGACGGCGAGACGGCGCTGTATGTTGCTGCAGAAAAGGGCCATGTCGAGGTGGTTCGGGAGATACTGAAAGTCTCAGACATTCAATCGGCTGGCATCAAGGCGAACAACAACTACGATTCATTTCACATTGCTGCTAAGCAGGGACATCTTG AAATCTTGAAGGATATCTTGCAATCTTTCCCACCATTAGCCATGACGACGAATTCATTAAATTCTACGGCATTGGACACGGCTGCAACTCAAGGATATGTAGATATTGTTAGTCTTCTGTTAGAAACTGATGCAGGCCTTGCTAAGATTGCAAAGAGTAATGGGAAAACAGTTTTACATTCTGCTGCGAGAATGGGACGTGTGGATGTGGTGAAAGTGCTGCTAGAGAAAGATCCTAGCATTGGCTTAAGGACCGATAAGAAGGGACAGACAGCATTTCACATGGCTGCAAAAGGCCAAAATGTTGAGATGTTAATGGCATTGCTGAAGCCTGATCATTCAGTAATCCAATTGGAAGATGGTAAAGGAAACAGACCGTTGCATATCGCTACAAGGAAGGGCAACCCGAAG ATTGTGCAAGCTCTGTTACAAGTGGAAGGAAttgaggtcaatgcagtgaataAAGCAGGTGAAACTGCCCTCAGCATCGCAGAAAAAGCTTCGAATGAAGATATTGCGGCCATTCTAAGAGAATTTGGTGCGGTCGTTGCAAAAGAACCGGCAAGCACAACGACAGCCGCAAAGCAACTGAAGCAAACGGTCAGTGACATAAAACATGATGTTCAATCTCAACTCAAGCAAACCTGTCAAACAGAACTGAGGGTGCAGAAGATCAGGAAGAGACTTAAAAAGCTCCACCTCGGAGGCCTCAATAACGCCATCAATTCAAATACCGTGGTTGCAGTGCTCATAGCCACTGTGGCCTTTGCAGCGATATTCCAACTTCCGGGCTCGTTTGTCGATCAACCGCAACCGGAGTTTACTCTTGGACAAGCCTACATAGCAGACAATGCAGCATTCATCATATTTCTGGTCTCCGATTCCTTGGCTTTATTCATCTCGCTAGCTGTGGTGGTCGTCCAGACTTCCTTGATTGTCGTAGAGCAGAAGGCAAAGAGGAGTATGGTTTTCGTGATGAACAAACTGATGTGGCTGGCCTGCCTCTTCATATCTATTGCCTTCATCTCGCTAACATTCGTCGTCGTGGGAAAGCAAGATCTGTGGTTGGCTTGGTCAACCATGGCTATTGGAGCTTCAATTATGCTGACAACTTTGGGATCAATGATCTACTTTGTAATTGTTCACAGAATAGAAGAGAAGAACATGAGAAACATAAGGAGGAGGAACTCAGGGAGCAGATCCCATTCCTTGTCCATGTCGGTGGCTTCTGACTCGGAGTTACTAAATAGCGAGTACAAAAAGATGTATGCTCTGTAG